From Lycium ferocissimum isolate CSIRO_LF1 chromosome 12, AGI_CSIRO_Lferr_CH_V1, whole genome shotgun sequence, one genomic window encodes:
- the LOC132039168 gene encoding uncharacterized protein LOC132039168 has product MQQLALEELNYYPSSDDETYMHSYMFLGSCDGLILINLNQHIYLWNPATRFSTKVLELDRLNDDYRICGGLCFDSSKNVYKGRLHCSVRVNKSYFGNNDGEDDDNDRDNGLQESMWDRFGPRNQIIYFDPISEKFNMFSAPEPKSNKEENVIIGLGVINECLCMTRLDDDKDSVEILVMKEYGVKESWTSLMFIRNLEINSSYEFAEPFSMTETREVALIIGAFDKKITLYNPKDDNMSDVPVGIFCDIITYVESLISPEEYYWSEEQHKMIEHNGTKIAWIPR; this is encoded by the exons ATGCAACAACTCGCTTTGGAAGAACTCAATTATTATCCTTCAAGCGATGATGAGACTTATATGCATAGTTATATGTTTTTGGGTTCTTGTGATGGTCTTATTCTGATTAATCTAAATCAACATATTTACTTGTGGAATCCTGCCACCCGATTTAGCACCAAAGTGCTTGAGCTTGACCGCTTGAATGACGATTACCGTATATGTGGGGGGCTTTGTTTCGATTCCTCCAAGAATGTTTACAAG GGACGACTTCACTGTAGTGTTAGGGTCAACAAATCCTATTTTGGAAATAATGATGGTGAAGATGATGACAATGACAGAGATAATGGACTTCAGGAGAGTATGTGGGATCGTTTCGGTCCTCGTAAccaaataatttattttgatccTATCTCTGAAAAGTTCAATATGTTTTCGGCTCCCGAGCCTAAATCTAATAAAGAAGAGAATGTTATAATTGGTTTAGGAGTTATAAATGAATGTCTCTGTATGACTCGCTTGGATGATGATAAGGACAGTGTCGAGATACTAGTCATGAAGGAATATGGAGTAAAGGAATCATGGACATCCTTAATGTTCATAAGGAATTTAGAAATAAATTCTTCTTATGAATTTGCAGAGCCCTTTTCCATGACGGAGACCAGAGAAGTAGCCTTGATAATAGGGgcttttgacaaaaaaattacTCTATACAATCCTAAGGACGATAATATGAGTGACGTTCCTGTAGGGATATTTTGCGACATCATTACCTATGTGGAAAGCTTGATCTCGCCGGAGGAATACTACTGGAGTGAGGAGCAGCACAAAATGATTGAACATAACGGTACTAAAATAGCATGGATACCGAGATGA